The following are encoded together in the Kingella negevensis genome:
- the zwf gene encoding glucose-6-phosphate dehydrogenase — protein sequence MSSKLNNFDMVIFGATGDLAMRKLLPCLYQAHAAGLLHPEGRILGVSRSQFDTAQFLAKVETDSKIHVKQNLTEELWASFIARIQYLTVDVNTPANFEELAKAVKARTQTDNVVIYLSTAPKFFAPACENLANVGLNADNVRIVLEKPLGTDLASSQQINSDVAKFFKEEQIYRIDHYLGKESLQNLLPLRFGNVFFEQVWNKDFVKSVQITIAEKLGIEERGEFYDITGALRDMVQNHIMQMLCFVAMEQPKSLSADDVRDEKLKVVSSLKPMTSADVDKNVIRAQYTESGEQKGYLQEHNVPAESRTETYVAIRAEIDTPRWQGVPFYLRTGKRMAARSAEIVLNFKEQANNIFGTAPNRLVISLQPEETVSLKMYVKQVGSNTATEATEMVLDMGKVSDDRRAEAYELLLREVIDGKLALFNRRDELEKAWEWVMPILENWAVSPVAPHGYAASSWGPEAARELLARDGNLWLEEQN from the coding sequence ATGTCTTCCAAACTCAATAATTTTGACATGGTTATTTTTGGCGCAACAGGCGACTTAGCTATGCGCAAATTGTTGCCATGCTTGTATCAAGCACACGCAGCAGGTTTACTGCACCCAGAAGGTCGCATTTTAGGTGTATCACGCAGCCAGTTTGACACCGCTCAGTTCCTTGCCAAAGTGGAAACAGACAGCAAAATCCACGTTAAACAAAACCTCACCGAAGAATTGTGGGCATCATTTATCGCGCGTATTCAATATTTAACCGTTGATGTGAACACACCAGCCAATTTTGAAGAATTGGCAAAAGCCGTTAAAGCGCGTACCCAAACCGATAACGTGGTGATTTACTTGTCTACTGCACCAAAATTCTTCGCACCAGCTTGCGAAAACTTAGCAAACGTAGGCTTGAACGCCGACAACGTGCGTATCGTATTGGAAAAACCACTGGGTACAGATTTAGCGTCTTCACAACAAATCAACTCAGACGTAGCCAAATTCTTCAAAGAAGAACAAATCTACCGTATTGACCACTACTTAGGCAAAGAAAGCCTGCAAAACTTGTTGCCATTGCGCTTCGGTAACGTGTTCTTTGAACAAGTGTGGAACAAAGATTTCGTGAAATCCGTGCAAATCACGATTGCGGAAAAACTGGGCATAGAAGAACGCGGCGAGTTCTACGACATCACAGGTGCGTTGCGCGATATGGTGCAAAACCACATCATGCAAATGCTATGCTTCGTTGCCATGGAGCAGCCAAAATCTTTGAGCGCAGACGATGTTCGTGATGAAAAATTGAAAGTCGTTTCTTCTTTGAAACCGATGACTTCTGCCGATGTGGATAAAAACGTGATTCGCGCACAATACACTGAATCTGGCGAACAAAAAGGTTATCTGCAAGAACACAATGTGCCAGCTGAAAGCCGTACAGAAACTTACGTTGCCATTCGCGCAGAAATCGATACCCCACGTTGGCAAGGTGTGCCGTTCTACTTGCGTACAGGTAAACGCATGGCAGCCCGCAGCGCAGAAATCGTGTTGAACTTCAAAGAGCAAGCCAACAATATTTTTGGCACTGCGCCAAACCGTTTGGTAATTAGTTTGCAGCCTGAAGAAACCGTTTCATTGAAAATGTATGTGAAACAAGTTGGCAGCAACACCGCCACTGAAGCCACTGAAATGGTGTTGGACATGGGCAAAGTGTCTGACGACCGCCGTGCAGAAGCGTATGAATTGCTGTTGCGCGAGGTGATTGACGGCAAATTAGCATTGTTTAACCGCCGCGATGAATTGGAAAAAGCGTGGGAATGGGTAATGCCAATCTTGGAAAACTGGGCGGTTAGCCCTGTTGCACCGCATGGTTACGCAGCATCTAGCTGGGGCCCTGAAGCCGCACGCGAATTGTTGGCGCGTGATGGCAATCTGTGGCTGGAAGAACAAAACTGA
- the pgl gene encoding 6-phosphogluconolactonase: MIHFIQTPSAEQSAETLAQAVAQNLRDALAKQDRATLAVSGGKSPIAFFQALNQIELDWARVNITLVDERLVPTQHTDSNTGLVRQYLLQNKAQAAKWLPVVSDEATESSLKNTSEAVAFALQHYVQPDVLILGMGGDGHTASIFPQAPQFADAVRADYPQPLLHTTPVTAPHERVSMTLAAIEATKHVYLSIAGAAKREVYDQAAQAAVQQFPVSYVLNSQKVETHVIYND, from the coding sequence ATGATTCACTTCATACAAACCCCATCAGCCGAGCAATCTGCTGAAACCCTAGCGCAAGCAGTCGCACAAAATCTGCGCGACGCGTTAGCCAAACAAGACCGCGCCACTTTAGCCGTGTCAGGCGGCAAATCGCCTATCGCCTTTTTCCAAGCACTCAACCAAATTGAATTGGATTGGGCGCGTGTGAACATCACCCTAGTAGATGAACGCCTTGTGCCAACTCAACACACCGACAGCAACACAGGCTTAGTCCGCCAATACCTGTTGCAAAACAAAGCACAAGCCGCAAAATGGTTGCCCGTCGTTTCCGATGAAGCCACAGAAAGCAGCCTGAAAAACACCAGCGAAGCCGTTGCATTTGCCTTGCAACATTACGTTCAGCCAGATGTGTTGATTTTGGGCATGGGCGGCGACGGACACACCGCCAGCATTTTCCCGCAAGCCCCACAATTTGCTGACGCGGTTCGCGCAGATTACCCACAGCCTTTATTGCACACCACACCCGTAACCGCTCCACACGAGCGCGTTTCCATGACCTTAGCGGCGATTGAAGCCACAAAACACGTTTACCTATCCATCGCAGGCGCAGCCAAACGCGAAGTTTACGACCAAGCTGCACAAGCTGCTGTGCAACAATTCCCCGTTAGCTATGTTTTAAACTCACAGAAAGTAGAAACCCATGTCATCTACAACGACTGA
- a CDS encoding glucokinase produces MSSTTTEIKTETYPRLIADIGGTNARFALETTPQKFEKIEVLPCNDYHTIVDAAKEYLRRAGKPEVKYASVAIANPIVGDWVQMTNHHWAFSIETTRQALGFETLLFINDFTAQALAITKTPESELVQIGGMQPIEDAPKAVIGPGTGLGVSGLIPSPTGYIPLAGEGGHASFPPFDDSEIMAWQFAKRRFGHVSAERFLCGAGLTLIHESLMEREGINRPPLSPAQISEHALSGSSPLCRSTLDIFCAMLGTVASNLALTLGARGGVYLCGGIIPRFIDYFKESPFRNRFENKGRFDAYLAAIPVYVVLSKYPGITGAAVALDNHLNQQ; encoded by the coding sequence ATGTCATCTACAACGACTGAAATCAAAACTGAAACTTACCCGCGCCTGATTGCAGACATCGGCGGCACAAACGCCCGTTTCGCTTTGGAAACTACACCACAAAAATTTGAAAAAATTGAAGTGTTGCCATGCAATGATTACCACACCATCGTGGACGCAGCCAAAGAATACTTGCGCCGCGCAGGCAAACCAGAAGTGAAATACGCTTCAGTTGCCATTGCAAACCCGATTGTGGGCGACTGGGTACAAATGACCAACCACCACTGGGCGTTTTCTATTGAAACCACACGCCAAGCGTTGGGCTTTGAAACCTTGTTGTTTATCAACGACTTCACCGCGCAAGCGTTGGCAATCACTAAAACGCCTGAAAGCGAATTGGTACAAATCGGCGGTATGCAACCCATTGAAGACGCGCCCAAAGCCGTGATTGGTCCTGGCACAGGTTTGGGCGTGAGCGGTTTGATTCCATCGCCAACAGGTTACATTCCATTGGCAGGCGAGGGCGGACACGCCAGTTTCCCACCGTTTGACGACTCTGAAATCATGGCGTGGCAATTTGCCAAACGCCGTTTTGGACACGTTTCTGCAGAGCGCTTCTTGTGTGGCGCAGGTTTAACGCTGATTCACGAATCGTTAATGGAACGCGAAGGCATTAACCGTCCACCATTGTCGCCAGCGCAAATCAGCGAACACGCTTTGAGCGGTTCATCGCCATTGTGTCGTTCAACTTTGGATATTTTCTGCGCCATGCTCGGCACAGTAGCGTCTAACCTTGCGCTGACTTTGGGCGCGCGCGGCGGCGTGTATTTGTGCGGCGGTATTATTCCGCGCTTCATCGACTATTTCAAAGAATCGCCATTCCGCAATCGCTTTGAAAACAAAGGTCGTTTTGATGCGTATTTGGCCGCGATTCCTGTGTATGTGGTACTCAGCAAATACCCAGGTATTACAGGTGCCGCCGTTGCCTTGGATAATCATTTGAACCAACAGTAA
- the nudE gene encoding ADP compounds hydrolase NudE yields MLLHTDKQKPEICAVRTAAKTAIFEVQSVDLRFANGEERTYERLAPAKRAAVMVLPIQNNTLTMIREYAVGSERYELTCVKGAIDAGETPEQAALRELQEEIGVGARKITPLRMLYTSPSHMYGSMYVFVAEDLYPSVLEGDEPEPLEPVAVSLAQLNDLIDNAEFGDARVLAALMLFQRQFQQNAA; encoded by the coding sequence ATGCTTCTGCACACAGACAAACAAAAACCCGAAATTTGCGCCGTTCGCACCGCCGCGAAAACCGCCATTTTTGAAGTGCAATCCGTAGATTTGCGTTTTGCCAACGGCGAAGAACGCACTTACGAACGCCTAGCCCCTGCCAAACGCGCCGCCGTGATGGTGTTGCCCATTCAAAACAACACGCTCACGATGATTCGTGAATACGCAGTCGGTTCAGAGCGTTACGAGCTGACGTGCGTGAAAGGCGCGATTGATGCTGGCGAAACACCCGAACAAGCTGCCCTGCGCGAGTTACAAGAAGAAATCGGCGTGGGCGCGCGCAAAATCACACCCTTGCGCATGCTCTATACATCGCCCAGCCACATGTATGGTTCGATGTATGTTTTTGTTGCAGAAGATTTGTATCCGTCCGTTTTAGAGGGCGACGAACCTGAACCGCTTGAACCTGTTGCTGTGTCATTAGCACAGTTGAACGATTTGATTGATAACGCCGAATTTGGCGATGCGCGTGTGTTGGCTGCGTTAATGCTGTTTCAACGACAATTTCAGCAAAATGCAGCCTGA
- a CDS encoding MurR/RpiR family transcriptional regulator: MLSKISEQLEHLSAAERKVGECALAEPKWFVHAAVAEIAEHAQVSQPTVIRFCRSLNYKGLPEFKLALSASISHSGLPFVHAELNTDDSMGDVMEKVLGNTAAALLGARRSLKENELENAIAMLTHARRIEFYGVGNSGIVAQDAQHKFFRFGVSTVAYSDTHIQLMAAAVLSPQDVLVVISNSGSSIEVLDAVSIAKENGAQVIAITRTDSPLAQLADCVLATVVQEDGNRYTPMISRLVQLAIVDILAIGLALRLGETASLQLEKGKRSINRHRVPAQNVDD; encoded by the coding sequence ATGTTAAGCAAAATCAGCGAACAATTAGAACACCTTTCCGCCGCAGAACGAAAAGTAGGCGAATGCGCGCTGGCTGAACCGAAATGGTTTGTGCATGCCGCCGTTGCCGAAATTGCCGAACATGCTCAAGTTTCGCAGCCAACCGTTATTCGTTTCTGCCGCAGCCTGAACTATAAAGGCTTGCCCGAATTTAAATTAGCCCTGTCTGCCAGCATTAGCCATTCAGGCTTACCGTTTGTGCATGCTGAATTAAACACAGACGACAGCATGGGCGATGTGATGGAAAAAGTGCTGGGCAACACCGCAGCCGCGTTATTAGGCGCAAGACGCAGCCTGAAAGAAAACGAATTGGAAAACGCGATTGCTATGCTGACCCACGCGCGCCGTATTGAATTTTATGGCGTGGGCAACTCAGGCATAGTGGCTCAAGACGCGCAGCACAAATTCTTCCGTTTTGGCGTGTCCACCGTGGCTTATTCCGACACGCACATTCAGTTAATGGCAGCGGCAGTGTTAAGCCCGCAAGACGTTTTGGTGGTGATTTCCAACTCAGGTTCGTCCATTGAAGTGCTGGACGCGGTAAGCATTGCTAAAGAAAACGGCGCACAAGTGATTGCGATTACCCGCACCGACAGCCCATTAGCGCAACTTGCCGATTGTGTGCTGGCAACGGTGGTCCAAGAAGACGGAAACCGTTACACGCCAATGATTTCACGTTTGGTACAACTGGCGATTGTGGATATTTTGGCGATTGGTTTAGCGTTGCGATTGGGGGAAACGGCTAGTTTGCAGCTAGAAAAGGGAAAGCGCAGCATAAATCGTCATCGCGTTCCAGCGCAAAATGTTGATGATTAA
- the pgi gene encoding glucose-6-phosphate isomerase has protein sequence MSHPTNLPAWQALQQNFEQTRNEHMREMFEKDPARAERYWLEVGGVHVDFSKNRINDTILANLVDLAKQSGLQERMQQMFNGEKINQTENRAVLHVALRNRSNRPIKVDGQDVMPEVNSVLKRMGEFAHAVRSGEWLGYTNQVITDVVNIGIGGSDLGPYMMCTALEDFGHPRLNMHFVSNVDGAQLRDTLEKVHPETTLFIIASKTFTTQETLTNAQTARKWFLKEGSEKDIAKHFVAVSTNKKAVAEFGIDTDHMFEFWDWVGGRYSLWSAIGLPIMLYLGEENFIEMLEGAHEMDNHFINTPLEKNLPALLGLIGIWYINFYGGGSQVIAPYDQHLHRLPRFIQQLDMESNGKQVQMDGTPVQTETGPIIWGETGINGQHAFFQLLHQGTHVTPIDLIASLEKRSNLPGHHEILLSNVFAQAEAFMRGKTPEEARDELQAQGVSADRIDALVSHKTFSGNRPTNMILLDRLNPRNLGSLIAMYEHKVFTQGVVWGINSFDQWGVELGKQLAKTILAELTNTIDPQKHDTSTSRLIRLYRQVNCAEDGTCDLLK, from the coding sequence ATGTCTCACCCAACCAATTTACCTGCATGGCAAGCCCTGCAACAAAACTTTGAACAAACACGCAACGAACACATGCGTGAAATGTTTGAAAAAGACCCAGCGCGTGCAGAACGCTACTGGTTAGAAGTAGGCGGTGTTCATGTGGACTTTTCCAAAAACCGCATCAACGACACCATTTTGGCGAACTTAGTTGATTTAGCCAAACAATCAGGCTTGCAAGAACGCATGCAACAAATGTTCAATGGCGAGAAAATCAACCAAACAGAAAACCGCGCCGTGTTACACGTTGCCTTGCGCAATCGCTCAAACCGCCCAATCAAAGTGGACGGTCAAGACGTGATGCCAGAAGTGAACAGCGTATTGAAACGCATGGGTGAATTTGCACACGCCGTTCGCAGTGGCGAATGGTTGGGTTACACCAATCAAGTGATTACAGATGTGGTAAACATCGGTATCGGCGGCTCAGATTTGGGCCCATACATGATGTGTACTGCGTTGGAAGATTTCGGACACCCACGCTTAAACATGCACTTTGTGTCAAACGTGGACGGCGCACAACTGCGCGATACTTTGGAAAAAGTCCACCCAGAAACCACCCTGTTCATCATCGCATCAAAAACGTTTACCACTCAAGAAACCTTAACCAACGCTCAAACCGCGCGTAAATGGTTCTTGAAAGAAGGCAGCGAAAAAGACATCGCCAAACACTTCGTCGCCGTTTCAACCAACAAAAAAGCCGTAGCCGAATTTGGTATCGACACCGACCACATGTTTGAGTTTTGGGACTGGGTTGGTGGACGTTACAGCTTGTGGTCAGCGATTGGTTTGCCGATTATGCTTTATTTGGGCGAAGAAAATTTCATTGAAATGCTGGAAGGCGCGCACGAAATGGACAACCATTTCATCAACACGCCATTAGAGAAAAACTTGCCTGCATTGTTGGGTTTAATCGGCATTTGGTATATCAATTTCTACGGCGGTGGCAGCCAAGTTATCGCCCCATACGACCAACATTTGCACCGTTTGCCACGATTCATTCAGCAGCTTGATATGGAATCCAACGGTAAACAAGTTCAAATGGACGGCACACCCGTTCAAACCGAAACAGGCCCAATTATTTGGGGCGAAACAGGGATTAACGGTCAGCACGCATTCTTCCAATTGTTGCACCAAGGCACGCACGTTACGCCGATTGACTTGATTGCTAGCTTGGAAAAACGCAGCAACTTGCCAGGCCACCACGAAATCTTGTTGAGCAACGTATTTGCCCAAGCCGAAGCCTTTATGCGCGGCAAAACGCCAGAAGAAGCACGCGACGAATTACAAGCGCAAGGCGTGAGCGCAGACCGCATTGATGCATTGGTTTCACACAAAACATTCAGCGGCAACCGCCCAACCAATATGATTTTGTTGGACAGACTGAACCCACGCAATTTAGGCAGCCTGATTGCCATGTACGAACACAAAGTGTTCACACAAGGCGTGGTGTGGGGCATCAACAGCTTCGACCAATGGGGCGTTGAATTGGGCAAACAATTAGCCAAAACCATTTTGGCAGAATTGACCAACACGATTGACCCACAAAAACACGACACTTCCACTTCACGTTTGATTCGCTTGTATCGCCAAGTGAATTGCGCAGAAGATGGCACTTGTGATTTGTTGAAATAA
- a CDS encoding chloride channel protein, with product MEKPDFSLKFVLALLCTGVLAGLVGIAFTHLLHAIQQFTFHGGLVAGEHVSFRELVQQAEPLRRLIALMLCGLVVGVGWFAIHRWGAPLMEIKNAVAQPEKNVPVKTTMAHTILQIITVGMGSPLGREVAPREMSVALATPLSGCLKLSLAQKRVVLACASGAGLAAVYNVPLAAAVFVLETLLLVWELPTLLAALITCGTAVLVVRVGLGDMVQYANIAPLVQANISAAMLVWALVAGVAIGLGVNAFAWCNGKLPKVSRTKPVIIVVAVLAFAAIGVLSMWFPEILGNGKAGNQMAFAERISWQGALGLLASKWAAVLLATVAGAYGGRITPSMMLGAMIAFASAVLWNVRLPEISLGAAAFVGATVFLGLAQNMRLTAIVFMLELSRLSTAYWLPMCLCMVVALGTQMVWAKLKA from the coding sequence ATGGAAAAACCTGATTTTTCGCTCAAATTTGTGCTGGCGTTGCTGTGTACAGGCGTGCTGGCTGGGCTGGTGGGGATTGCGTTCACACATTTGCTGCACGCCATTCAGCAGTTTACATTTCATGGTGGTTTGGTGGCTGGCGAACACGTTTCGTTCCGCGAACTGGTGCAGCAAGCTGAACCGTTGCGCCGTTTGATTGCTCTAATGCTGTGCGGTTTGGTGGTGGGCGTGGGCTGGTTTGCGATTCATCGCTGGGGTGCGCCGTTAATGGAAATTAAAAATGCAGTCGCGCAGCCTGAAAAAAACGTGCCTGTGAAAACAACCATGGCGCACACGATTTTGCAGATTATCACGGTGGGCATGGGTTCGCCATTAGGGCGCGAAGTTGCGCCGCGTGAAATGTCGGTTGCGTTGGCTACGCCGCTTTCAGGCTGCCTGAAACTGTCGTTGGCACAAAAACGGGTGGTGTTGGCGTGTGCTTCGGGGGCTGGCTTGGCGGCAGTGTATAACGTGCCGTTGGCGGCGGCGGTGTTTGTGTTGGAAACGCTGCTGCTGGTGTGGGAATTGCCGACGTTGTTAGCAGCGTTAATCACGTGTGGGACGGCGGTTTTGGTGGTGCGTGTTGGGTTGGGCGATATGGTTCAGTATGCGAATATTGCGCCGTTGGTGCAGGCGAATATCAGCGCGGCGATGTTGGTGTGGGCGTTGGTGGCTGGCGTGGCGATTGGTTTGGGTGTGAACGCGTTTGCGTGGTGCAATGGAAAATTGCCAAAGGTATCACGCACGAAGCCTGTGATTATTGTGGTGGCGGTACTGGCTTTTGCGGCGATTGGGGTGCTGTCGATGTGGTTTCCTGAGATTTTGGGCAATGGCAAGGCAGGCAATCAAATGGCTTTTGCGGAGCGGATTTCGTGGCAAGGGGCGTTGGGTTTGTTGGCGAGCAAATGGGCGGCAGTTTTGCTGGCGACTGTGGCTGGGGCGTATGGCGGTCGGATTACGCCGTCTATGATGTTGGGGGCGATGATTGCGTTTGCTTCGGCGGTGTTGTGGAATGTGCGGCTGCCTGAAATTTCGTTGGGCGCGGCGGCGTTTGTGGGGGCGACGGTGTTTTTGGGGCTGGCGCAGAATATGCGTTTGACGGCGATTGTGTTTATGTTGGAATTGTCGCGGTTGAGTACGGCGTATTGGTTGCCGATGTGTTTGTGTATGGTGGTGGCGTTGGGTACGCAAATGGTTTGGGCGAAGTTGAAGGCGTAA
- the ruvC gene encoding crossover junction endodeoxyribonuclease RuvC, protein MNRPIRILGIDPGSRITGFGIIDVIGREQIYVASGCIKTIKNDELAGRIGVIVEHISEIIETYQPTVAAVEQVFVNVNPASTLMLGQARGAAIAALVLRGLPVYEYTALQVKQAVVGQGKAAKEQVQHMVVQMLKLSGTPQADAADGLAIALTHALRNQGLAAKLGGSVIKAGRFQ, encoded by the coding sequence ATGAATCGCCCTATCCGCATTCTCGGCATTGACCCCGGCAGCCGCATCACGGGCTTTGGCATTATTGATGTAATTGGACGCGAGCAAATTTATGTGGCTTCAGGCTGCATTAAAACCATTAAAAACGATGAGTTAGCAGGGCGGATTGGCGTGATTGTAGAACACATCAGCGAAATAATTGAAACGTATCAACCCACAGTGGCGGCGGTGGAACAGGTGTTTGTGAACGTGAATCCAGCGTCCACATTGATGTTGGGACAGGCGCGTGGGGCGGCGATTGCGGCTTTGGTGTTGCGTGGTTTACCTGTGTATGAATACACGGCGTTGCAGGTGAAACAGGCGGTGGTGGGGCAAGGCAAAGCGGCAAAAGAGCAGGTGCAGCACATGGTGGTTCAAATGCTGAAATTGTCGGGGACACCGCAGGCGGACGCGGCGGACGGCTTGGCGATTGCGCTCACTCACGCGCTGCGTAATCAGGGATTGGCGGCGAAATTGGGTGGTTCGGTGATTAAAGCGGGGCGGTTTCAGTAA
- the ileS gene encoding isoleucine--tRNA ligase: MTDYSKTVNLHESPFPMRGNLAKREPAWVKQWQDEKRYQKLRQIAAGRPKFILHDGPPYANGDIHIGHAVNKILKDIIIRSKTLAGFDAPYVPGWDCHGLPIEVMVEKLHGKDMPHSKFRELCREYAGEQILRQKKDFVRLGVIGDWENPYLTMDYKTEADTVRTIGEIYKAGYLYKGAKPVQFCLDCGSSLAEAEVEYKDKVSHAIDVKYLFNDNAALAAAFRLPELSGEAFAVIWTTTPWTLPASQAISAGADIVYQLIDTPKGKLVLAKDLAEDALKRYGFAGCSVLAETTGAALENLKLTHPFLDREILMLNGSHVTTDAGTGLVHTAPAHGLEDYAVSNQYGIELYNPVNAQGRYISEVPRLAGMTVWEANQPVIDWLSENDRLLKHGKIEHSYAHCWRHKTPLIYRATGQWFIGMDKAGVSGKTLRNNALKAVDDTEFFPAWGRARLQAMIEGRPDWVVSRQRFWGTPMTFFVHKETGELHPNSADLLEQVAQKIEQKGINAWFELDKSELLSPEDCEQYDKLSDTMDVWFDSGSTHFSVLKQRPELAWPTDLYLEGSDQHRGWFQSSMLTGCATMGRAPYKQLLTHGFVVDQNGRKMSKSIGNVVAPQEVYNEFGADILRLWTAATDYSGELAISKEILKRVTESYRRIRNTLSFLFANLKDFNPIEDAIPQADMVEIDRYALVLARQLQEKIAGEYYPRYAFHFAVQDLVQFCSEDLGAFYLDILKDRLYTTKTDSHARRSAQTALYHITRSLVLLMSPILCFTAEEAWDIIGGGETDSVLYHTLHDFPTMPSASEEALVAKWAAIREARSAVSAAIEPLRVDKSVGSSLQAEVKLSAPDVIYEALAALGDELRFVMLVSKIELAQGDELSASVAPSAQQKCERCWHYVESVGTVAAHPTLCARCVENIEGEGESRVHA, translated from the coding sequence ATGACCGATTACAGCAAAACCGTAAACCTACACGAATCGCCATTCCCCATGCGCGGCAATCTCGCCAAACGCGAACCTGCTTGGGTGAAACAATGGCAAGACGAAAAACGCTACCAAAAATTACGACAAATCGCCGCAGGTCGCCCAAAATTTATTCTGCATGACGGCCCTCCGTATGCCAATGGCGATATTCACATCGGACACGCCGTAAACAAAATTTTGAAAGACATCATTATCCGCAGCAAAACATTGGCTGGCTTTGACGCGCCGTATGTCCCTGGTTGGGACTGCCACGGCTTGCCGATTGAAGTGATGGTAGAAAAATTGCATGGCAAAGATATGCCACACAGCAAATTCCGCGAATTATGCCGCGAATATGCTGGCGAACAAATTTTGCGTCAGAAAAAAGATTTTGTGCGTTTGGGTGTGATTGGCGATTGGGAAAATCCTTATTTGACAATGGATTACAAAACTGAAGCCGACACGGTTCGCACGATTGGCGAAATTTATAAAGCGGGCTATTTATACAAAGGCGCGAAACCTGTGCAATTCTGTTTGGATTGCGGTTCGTCTTTGGCGGAAGCGGAAGTGGAATACAAGGACAAAGTTTCCCACGCTATTGATGTGAAATATTTGTTTAACGATAACGCGGCGTTGGCGGCGGCTTTCAGGCTGCCTGAATTGTCGGGCGAAGCGTTTGCCGTGATTTGGACAACCACGCCTTGGACGTTACCAGCCAGCCAAGCGATTTCGGCAGGTGCGGACATTGTTTACCAACTGATTGACACGCCAAAAGGCAAACTGGTTTTAGCGAAAGATTTGGCGGAAGACGCGCTTAAACGCTATGGATTTGCAGGCTGCTCTGTGTTGGCGGAAACGACTGGCGCGGCGTTGGAAAATTTGAAATTGACGCACCCATTTTTAGACCGCGAAATTTTGATGTTGAACGGTTCGCACGTTACCACAGACGCAGGTACAGGTTTGGTTCACACCGCACCAGCGCACGGTTTGGAAGACTATGCGGTTTCCAATCAATACGGTATTGAATTGTATAACCCTGTGAACGCGCAAGGTCGCTACATCAGCGAAGTGCCGCGTTTGGCTGGTATGACGGTTTGGGAAGCGAATCAGCCTGTGATTGACTGGCTGTCTGAAAATGACCGTTTGTTGAAACACGGCAAAATTGAACACAGCTACGCGCATTGTTGGCGACACAAAACGCCGTTGATTTACCGCGCTACGGGTCAATGGTTTATCGGTATGGACAAGGCTGGCGTGTCGGGCAAAACGCTGCGTAATAATGCGTTGAAAGCGGTGGACGATACGGAATTTTTCCCTGCGTGGGGTCGTGCGCGTTTGCAAGCGATGATTGAAGGTCGCCCTGATTGGGTGGTGTCGCGTCAACGCTTTTGGGGTACGCCGATGACGTTCTTTGTTCACAAAGAAACAGGCGAATTGCACCCGAATTCTGCGGATTTGTTGGAACAAGTCGCGCAAAAAATTGAGCAAAAAGGCATCAATGCGTGGTTTGAATTGGATAAATCGGAATTGTTGTCGCCTGAAGATTGCGAGCAATACGATAAATTGAGCGATACAATGGACGTGTGGTTTGATTCAGGCAGTACGCATTTTTCTGTGTTGAAACAACGCCCTGAATTGGCATGGCCTACGGATTTGTATTTGGAAGGCAGCGACCAACACCGTGGTTGGTTTCAATCGTCTATGCTGACAGGTTGTGCAACTATGGGTCGTGCGCCGTATAAGCAATTATTAACGCACGGTTTTGTGGTTGACCAAAACGGTCGCAAAATGTCTAAATCCATCGGTAACGTGGTTGCGCCGCAAGAAGTGTATAACGAATTTGGCGCAGATATTTTGCGCTTATGGACGGCGGCGACTGATTATTCTGGCGAATTGGCGATTTCCAAAGAAATTTTGAAACGTGTTACGGAAAGTTATCGCCGTATTCGCAATACGTTGAGTTTCTTGTTTGCCAATTTGAAGGATTTTAATCCGATTGAAGACGCGATTCCGCAAGCGGATATGGTTGAAATTGACCGTTATGCGTTGGTGTTGGCGCGTCAGTTGCAAGAGAAAATTGCTGGCGAATATTATCCGCGTTATGCGTTCCATTTTGCGGTGCAAGATTTGGTGCAATTCTGTTCGGAAGATTTGGGCGCGTTCTATTTGGATATTTTGAAAGACCGCTTATACACCACAAAAACGGATAGCCACGCTCGCCGCTCGGCGCAAACGGCGTTGTATCACATCACGCGCAGTCTGGTGTTGTTGATGTCGCCTATTTTGTGTTTCACGGCGGAAGAAGCGTGGGACATCATCGGCGGTGGCGAAACGGATAGCGTGTTGTATCACACATTGCACGATTTCCCAACCATGCCTAGCGCGAGTGAAGAAGCATTGGTGGCGAAATGGGCGGCAATCCGTGAAGCGCGTTCGGCTGTGAGTGCGGCGATTGAGCCTTTGCGTGTGGATAAATCGGTGGGTTCTTCGTTGCAAGCGGAAGTGAAATTGTCTGCGCCTGACGTGATTTATGAAGCGTTGGCGGCGTTGGGCGATGAATTGCGTTTTGTGATGCTGGTGTCCAAAATTGAGTTGGCGCAAGGCGATGAATTGTCGGCAAGCGTTGCACCGTCTGCACAGCAAAAATGTGAGCGTTGCTGGCATTATGTTGAGAGTGTTGGCACGGTAGCGGCACACCCGACTTTGTGCGCGCGTTGTGTGGAGAATATTGAGGGTGAGGGCGAAAGTCGCGTTCATGCTTGA